From Rhodamnia argentea isolate NSW1041297 chromosome 10, ASM2092103v1, whole genome shotgun sequence, a single genomic window includes:
- the LOC115735036 gene encoding calcium-dependent protein kinase 10-like, with amino-acid sequence MGLFDFSLTRYKLLLQADIDNSGTTDYGEFVAATLHLNKVEKEDHLFAAFSYFDRDGSGYITQDELQQACEEFGIKDVRLEEMIQEVDQDNDGRIDYNEFVAMMQMGDADLGTKGLKSRSFGIGYREALSVC; translated from the exons ATGGGATTGTTTGATTTCTCTCTGACAAGATACAAACTTTTACTACAGGCCGATATAGACAATAGCGGCACCACTGACTATGGGGAATTTGTTGCTGCTACTTTGCATCTGAACAAAGTGGAGAAGGAAGACCATCTATTTGCCGCATTCTCATACTTCGATAGAGACGGAAGTGGCTATATCACTCAAGATGAGCTTCAACAAGCCTGTGAGGAGTTCGGCATAAAGGATGTCCGCTTGGAGGAAATGATCCAAGAAGTTGATCAGGACAAT GACGGTCGCATTGACTACAACGAGTTCGTGGCGATGATGCAAATGGGGGATGCTGATCTTGGGACAAAGGGTCTAAAGAGCAGGAGTTTCGGAATCGGTTATAGAGAAGCACTGTCCGTCTGTTAA
- the LOC115735035 gene encoding putative disease resistance protein RGA3: protein MTDFVSSILGPLVEKLASSVVEEIQLVCGVKADREKLKNTLKMIQQVLADAEQKQIKEPAVRRWLSELKDFCYDVEDVLDEIETRALWRRARLTERLTLRRKVRYLSSWLSNFIFQFEMARKMKELGKRLDAINGEKTKFNLSSNVQEKTVVPRRETHSFAPASNVIGRNREKKMIIDLLLRGSDDGGAGKIAVIPILGMGGTGKTTLSRLVYNDDRVNKHFEDKKVWLSMPVKFEVEKIVRDIIKSLSEEAQCDSWSLEKLQKHLRDLLKDKRCLFVMDDVWEMRREDWVGLRDLLGGIVSEGSKVIVTSQIKSIAEIMGTVPPLHLANLSEEASLKLFVNCAFDEGQEKNHPDLMGIAKEIVSKCGGNPLAVKTLGCLLYSEKKKNRSDWEHVRDSEIWQLQTDILPSLRISYDLMPSYLKRCFAYCSIFPKSCEFVNFDLIQLWISNGFIQSSGNNQELEEIGRQYLEELRSRSFFDVVEEDYPAVMFRMHDLIHELAISVAQTESSNMKVRAQDISPTTRHVSFPDPSLLPEDEVSGTLSKLSGVRTIFLSERGSSGEFFLERCISRFKHLRVLWLQESRFDQLPSSIGGLKHLRCLSLRHNHNIKTLPESICELRNLQCLDLIGCWELEELPADMKNMISLRVLWITTKQQRLPENGIGCLTSLRWLFIGGCENLEALFDDIQSLTSLRKLFIGGCPKLASLPQGIKNLTALEDLLILDCENLRLPEGESNEASSMSRLQSIRFKELPELVSFPGWLEGSASTLQRISIEDCPNLSELPEWLQNCSSLRELEIEKCPGLTSIPDGVRRIATLTELRIN from the coding sequence ATGACCGACTTCGTCTCGAGCATCCTCGGGCCTCTCGTGGAGAAACTGGCTTCATCGGttgttgaagaaattcaactggTATGTGGCGTCAAGGCTGACCGagagaagctcaagaacacgcTAAAGATGATCCAGCAGGTGCTCGCCGACGCTGAGcagaagcaaataaaagaaccaGCTGTGAGGCGTTGGCTGTCGGAGCTCAAAGACTTCTGCTATGATGTCGAGGACGTGCTAGACGAAATCGAAACCAGGGCCTTGTGGAGGCGGGCGAggttgaccgagcgcttgacccTCAGAAGGAAGGTACGCTACTTGTCCTCGTGGCTGTCCAACTTCATTTTCCAGTTTGAGATGGCACGTAAAATGAAAGAGCTGGGAAAGAGACTTGATGCGATCAATGGAGAGAAAACTAAGTTCAACTTGTCGAGTAACGTTCAAGAAAAAACTGTAGTTCCGCGGAGGGAAACTCATTCTTTTGCACCAGCTTCGAATGTGATTGggagaaacagagaaaagaaaatgataatagaCCTGTTGTTGAGAGGATCAGATGATGGTGGAGCTGGAAAGATAGCAGTCATTCCGATTCTCGGAATGGGGGGTACCGGAAAGACGACTCTCAGTAGATTGGTATACAATGACGATAGGGTAAACAAACATTTCGAAGACAAAAAAGTTTGGTTATCCATGCCAGTAAAATTCGAAGTTGAGAAGATAGTAAGAGACATCATCAAGTCTCTTAGTGAAGAAGCACAATGTGATAGCTGGAGCCTTGAAAAGCTGCAAAAACACCTAAGAGACCTCCTGAAGGACAAAAGGTGTTTGTTCGTAATGGACGATGTTTGGGAAATGAGGAGGGAGGATTGGGTGGGACTGAGAGATTTGTTAGGAGGCATCGTTTCCGAAGGGAGTAAAGTCATCGTGACTTCGCAGATTAAATCGATCGCCGAAATCATGGGCACCGTCCCCCCGCTTCATTTGGCCAACCTTTCGGAGGAGGCATCTTTGAAATTGTTCGTGAATTGCGCGTTCGATGAAGGGCAAGAGAAGAATCACCCGGACCTAATGGGGATCGCCAAGGAAATCGTGAGCAAGTGCGGGGGAAATCCTCTGGCGGTGAAGACATTGGGATGCTTATTGTAttcagagaaaaagaagaaccgGAGCGACTGGGAACACGTAAGAGATAGTGAGATTTGGCAATTACAAACTGATATTTTACCTTCACTGAGAATAAGCTACGATCTAATGCCGTCTTACTTGAAACGATGTTTCGCTTATTGCTCGATATTCCCGAAGAGCTGCGAGTTCGTCAACTTCGATCTGATCCAGCTGTGGATCTCCAACGGGTTTATCCAATCCAGCGGAAATAACCAGGAGCTGGAAGAGATCGGACGGCAGTACTTGGAGGAGCTGAGGTCGAGATCCTTCTTCGATGTTGTCGAGGAAGACTATCCGGCGGTGATGTTCCGAATGCACGACCTCATTCACGAGCTTGCCATTTCTGTGGCACAAACCGAATCGTCCAACATGAAAGTGCGCGCGCAGGATATTTCCCCGACGACACGGCATGTATCATTTCCGGACCCATCTCTTCTACCAGAAGATGAAGTAAGCGGCACCTTGAGCAAACTCAGCGGCGTTCGTACCATCTTCTTGTCTGAGAGGGGTTCCTCTGGGGAGTTCTTTCTGGAGAGGTGCATTTCGCGATTCAAGCACCTGCGAGTGCTATGGCTACAGGAGTCTAGGTTCGACCAGCTGCCTAGTTCCATTGGCGGTCTAAAGCATTTGAGGTGTCTTAGTTTACGCCACAACCACAATATCAAGACACTCCCCGAGTCGATCTGCGAGCTTCGCAATCTGCAGTGCTTAGACCTTATCGGGTGCTGGGAACTCGAGGAATTGCCTGCAGACATGAAGAACATGATCAGCCTCCGCGTTTTGTGGATAACCACGAAACAGCAGCGTCTCCCAGAGAATGGAATAGGATGCTTGACCTCTCTGCGGTGGCTCTTCATTGGAGGGTGCGAGAATTTGGAGGCCTTGTTCGATGATATCCAATCGCTCACGTCGCTCCGTAAGTTGTTCATTGGAGGTTGTCCGAAGCTGGCCTCCTTACCACAAGGCATCAAGAATCTGACGGCATTGGAGGATCTCCTCATTCTCGACTGCGAGAACTTGAGGCTGCCAGAAGGCGAAAGTAACGAGGCGAGCTCCATGTCGAGGCTTCAATCCATCAGATTCAAGGAATTACCGGAACTAGTTTCTTTCCCAGGGTGGCTCGAAGGTTCTGCCAGTACGCTGCAGAGGATAAGTATTGAGGATTGTCCCAACTTGAGTGAATTGCCCGAGTGGCTGCAAAATTGTTCTTCTCTGAGAGAACTGGAGATTGAGAAATGTCCTGGGTTGACCTCTATACCAGATGGCGTTCGCCGCATTGCCACGTTGACAGAGCTGCGGATAAATTGA